One stretch of Nitratiruptor tergarcus DSM 16512 DNA includes these proteins:
- a CDS encoding helix-turn-helix transcriptional regulator: MKLSSTTQDKLITIKEVSSLIGMKKPTIYKYIREGQFPKPIKIGSRASRWSLNKVMEWIEEQKR; this comes from the coding sequence ATGAAACTATCATCCACTACTCAAGATAAACTCATTACGATCAAAGAGGTTTCATCTCTTATTGGAATGAAAAAGCCCACTATCTACAAGTACATCAGAGAAGGCCAATTTCCAAAACCTATAAAAATAGGATCAAGAGCTTCACGCTGGAGTCTAAATAAGGTTATGGAATGGATAGAAGAACAAAAAAGATAA